ATTTCATTGATTGCAATAATAATAACCTCATCATTGCTTACCGTGTTTTCCACCTCTGTTATGATATCTTGGATCCCCAGGAAGTCATCATTTGTTTCTTCTGGTTCTTCTGTGACCCTATAACGACCACCATTATTGTTCTCCTCTGCATCCCTATAACGATCGCCATTATTGTTCTCCTCTGTGTCCGTCAAAATTCCAGTTTCAGTGGTAACCTCATGAGTAATCTccacagcagcctcctgtggcgCCTCTGGAGTGGACTCACCTGCAGCCTCTGTGGTTATCTCTGCTGCAGCTTCTGAAGGCTCTAGAATGATCTCTTCGGAAGCCTCTTCTGTAGCTTCTGGAATGATCTCGTCTACTGCCTCAGATGGGACCCCTTCCGAAGCCTCTGGAGTTTCCTCCTCTGATGGTTCTGGAATTTCCTCCTTTGAAGTTTCTGGAATTTCTTCGTCTGAAGGTTCTGGTGTTATCTCTTCTGGAGTCACTGAAACTATTTCTTCTACAGTTTCTGTTGAGTCTTCTTCAGCAGCTTCCAGCGTTATCTCTACAGTCTCTGGGGGGATTTCTTCTACAGCCTCTGGAGTTTCTTCCATTGCAGTCTCCAAAGGGACCTCTTCTGCTTCCTCAGGAACTTCTTCAGTAGACTCTGGAGTTACCTCTATCTCCACCTCGGGATTGTCCTCTACTGCAGTTTCTTCTGTAATCTCCTCAGCCTCTGGAGGTTCCTCCACTACATATTCTGGAGTTACCTCTACTTCAACCTCAGGAGTGACCTCCAAAGTGGCTTCTGAGGTGACCTCCACTGTAACTTCCTTCATCTCTACTTCAGCCTCAGGAGTGACTTCAGCCTTTATTGTTGCTTCTTCAGTGATCCCTGTTACATCCTCTGGAACGGCATTCACGGAAGTTTCTGGTGTGACTTCTTCCTCAGGACCAATCTCTATTACCACTTCATTAGTAGTAGTGGCCAAAGTATCCTCTAGTACAGCCTCTGGAGTGACCTCCTCAGTAGCCTCGAGAATCAAATGCATTGTGGCGTCTGAGATAACTTCCTCTAAAATCTCAGGGGTCTCCTCTTCAGTGTCTTCTGGGGCAACATTTACGGTAGCCTCTGAGGTGACCTCCACAGGGAGCTCCTGAACGTCTCCATCTGAATCCTCTGAGGTTACCTCCACAGGGGGCTCATGAACGTCTCCATCTGAACCCTCTGAAGGGATCTCCATGGCAGCTTCAGGCTCTGAAGTGTCCTCTGGAGAATCTTTTGGAATCAACTCTGCTGCAGCTTCCTCATCTGTAGTCTCAGAAGTGTCCTCTGGAGAAATGTCTGGAGTTAATTCTGCTGCATCCTCTGGAATATCCTCATCTGTAGTATCATCTGATGTTGCTTTGGTAGCAATGTCTGAAATGGTCTCCAAAGAGATGTTTTCTTCTACCGCAGCCTCTGTGATCTCCTCATCTGTGGTATTTGAAGTGACCTCTATGGCAGCCTCTTTAATCTCCTCATCTATGGTGTCTGAAGTGATTTCTGTCCCCCCCTCTGTGATCTCCTTGTATATGGTGTCTGAAGTGATTTCTGTAGTACCCTCTGTGATCTCCTTGTTTATGAAATCTGAAGTGATTTCTGTAGTACCCTCTGTGATCTCCTTGTCTATGGTATCTGAAGTGATTTCTGTAGTACCCTCTGTGATCTCCTTGTCTATGGTGTCTGAAGTGATTTCTGTAGTACCCTCTGTGATCTCCTTATCTATGGTGTCTGAAATGATTTCTGTAGTACCCTCTGTGATCTCCTTGTCTATGGTGTCTGAAGTGATTTCTGTAGTACCCTCTGTGATCTCCTTGTCTATGGTGTCTGAAGTGATTTCTGTAGTACCCTCTGTGATCTCCTTGTCTATGGTGTCTGAAGTGATTTCTGTAGTACCCTCTATGATCTCCTTGTGTATGGTGTCTGAAGTGATTTCTGTAGTACCCTCTGTGATCTCCTTATCTATGGTGTCTGAAGTGATTTCTGTAGTACCCTCTGTGATCTCCTTATCTATGGTGTCTGAAGTGATTTTTGTAGCACCCTCTGTGATCTCCTTATCTATGGTGTCTGAAGTGATTTCTGTGGCAGCCTCCGAAGGCGCTTCAGAAGTGGTTTCAGAAATGTCCTCCAAAGAAGTTTCTGGAATAAATGTTATTTCAGGTTCTGGGATATCCTTGTCTGTGGATCCAACAGACATATCGATGGCAGCTTCTGAAGGGACCTCTGCAGTGATCTCAACGGCAGCCTCTGATGGGACCTCTATAGGGATCACAATGGCAGCTTCTGAAGGGACCTCTGCAGGGATCTCAACGGCAGCCTCTGATGGGACCTCTGCAGGGATCTCAACGGCAGCCTCTGATGGGACCTCTATAGGGATCACAATGGCAGCTTCTGGTGGGACCTCTGCAGCGGCCTCTTCTGCCTCCTCCACTGTATTGTGTGTGGTATTTGAGATTACTTCCTCATACATTTTCCCAATTACCTCATTAATGGGCTCGTGGATGACAGTGACAATAGGTTCAGGTGTGATCTCCACAGTGTCATCTGAGGTAGCATCGGATGTTTCCTCAACAGCAGCCATATTAACCTCCTGGACAGCCTCATCGCTAGTCTCAGCAATGACTTCAACTGCTGTTTCGGAGTTGACGTCAAAGGCAGCTTCGGTAGTGGCGTCCTCTCCTATTTCCTGTATTGTCTCGTCGGTCTCTGAGGTGACGTCGATGTCAGCATCTTCAGTTACAGAGTCAGTAGATTCTGGCGGGACCATCTCTGTGACCTCCTCAACTGGCTCtgcagtaatgacaggaatgacGTCAACATCTCCTCGCAAGGTTGGGaaggtgtctgtctgtacaacAATGACTTCATTGTCTACAGAAGAAAACAAGAAGGGACCCAGAAACAAAGAATATATAAGTATGAATAAAAAGAGGGTTTATTATACGTGACACAGAATacaattacagtggggcaaaaaagtagttagtcagccaccaattgtgcaagttctcccacttaaaaagataagaggcctgtaattttcatcataggtacacttcaactatgacagacaaaatgaggagaaaaaatccagaacatcacattgtaggatttttaatgaatttatttgcaaattatgctggaaaataagtatttggtcacctacaaacaagcaagatttctggctctcacagacctgtaacctcttctttaagaggctcctctgtcctccactcgttatctgtattaatggcacctgtttgaacttgttatcagtataaaagacacctgtccacaacctcaaacaatcacactccaagctccactatggccaagaccaaagagctgtcaaaggataccagaaacaaaattgtagacctgcaccaggctgggaagattgaaactgcaataggtaagcagcttggtttgaagaaatcaactgtgggagcaattattaggaaatggaagacatacaagaccactgataatcttcctcgatctggggctccacgcaagatctcaccccgtcaaaatgatcacaagaacggtgagcaaaaatccaagaaccacacggggggacctagtgaatgacccgcAGAGAGCtgtgaccaaagtaacaaagcctaccatcagtaacacactatgccgccagggactcgaatcctgcagtgccagacgtgtccccctgcttaagccagtacatgtccaggccagtctgaagtttgctagagagcatttggatgatccagaagaagattgggagaatgtcatatggtcagatgaaaccaaaatataactttttggtcaaaactcaactcgtcgtgtttggaggacaaagaatgctgagttgcatccaaagaacaccatacctactgtgaagcatgggggtggaaacatcatgctttggggctgtttttctgcaaagggaccaggacgactgatccgtgtaaagaaaagaatgaatggggccatgtatcgtgagattttgagtgaaaacctccttccatcagcaagggcattgaagatgaaatgtggttgggtctttcagcatgacaatgatcccaaacacaccacccgggcaacgaaggagtggcttcgtaagaagcatttcaaggtcctgtagtggcttagccagtctccagatctcaacccatagaaaatctttggagggagttgaaagtccgtgttgcccagcaacagccccaaaacatcactgctctagaggagatctgcatggaggaatgggccaaaataacagcaacagtgtgtgaaaaccttgtgaagacttacagaaaacgtttgacctctgtcattgccaacaaagggtatataacaaagtattgggaTAAACTTTtgatattgaccaaatacttatttttcaccataatcctcaaataaattcattacaaatcctataatgtgattttcaggattttttttctcattttgtctgtcatagttgaagtgtacctatgatgaaaattacaggcctctctcatctttttaagtgggagaacttgcacaattggtagctgactaaatacttttttgccccgctGTATATAAGAAAACATTCTACATGACATCAATGAATTGCTACTGAACATGTCTGGCACTGAAATTGAAAAGTAGTGTGTTCAGACAAGCAGTTCAGACAATCTCTTAGGAAAGTCTAGCGGTCCCTCTATCCACTGTCCATTGACAACGTGGTGTGTCATTAAGAAGGATTAAAGGCCTATTCTGGGAGCAACGCGTGTCTTGATCAGGCTACAGTAGTCCTATGCAGCACCCACAATAACCTAAAGACAGTACTACACTACAGACAGGGGCTAATAGTCTAGCTATACTGTCACTGATCAACAGATGGCATAAAAGACAGATTAATTTTGCCCAGACACTGAATTGAGGTTAAGAGGTCAACCTTTTTGGGTGGTGGCCAATTCTGGTGGAGTTGCCGCGGTTGGACTGTGTGAAAGAGAAACAATCAATGAGTAACTTCAACATGTTGgactgtgtgaaagagagacaatCAAACAGTAACTTCCACATGTTGgactgtgtgaaagagagacaatCAAACAGTAACTTCCACATGTTGGACTGTGTGAAAGAGAAACAATCAATGAGTAACTTCAACATGTTGgactgtgtgaaagagagacaatCAATCAGTAACTTCAACATGTTGgactgtgtgaaagagagacaatCAAACAGTAACTTCCACATGTTGgactgtgtgaaagagagacaatCAATCAGTAACTTCAACATGTTGgactgtgtgaaagagagacaatCAATCAGTAACTTCAACATGTTGgactgtgtgaaagagagacaatCAATCAGAAACTTCAACATGTTGgactgtgtgaaagagagacaatCAATCAGTAACTTCAACATGTTGgactgtgtgaaagagagacaatCAATCAGTAACTTCCACATATTGgactgtgtgaaagagagacaatCAATCAGTAACTTTAACCTGTTGgactgtgtgaaagagagacaatCAATCAGTAACTTCAACATGTTGgactgtgtgaaagagagacaatCAATCAGAAACTTCAACATGTTGgactgtgtgaaagagagacaatCAATCAGTAACTTCAACATGTTGgactgtgtgaaagagagacaatCAATCAGTAACTTCCACATATTGgactgtgtgaaagagagacaatCAATCAGTAACTTTAACCTGTTGgactgtgtgaaagagagacaatCAATCAGTAACTTCAACATGTTGGACTGTGTGAAAGATAGACAATCAATAAGTAACTTCCACATATTGgactgtgtgaaagagagacaatCAATCAGTAACTTTAACCTGTTGgactgtgtgaaagagagacaatCAATCAGTAACTTCAACATGTTGgactgtgtgaaagagagacaatTAATCAGTAACTTCCACATGTTGgactgtgtgaaagagagacaatCAATCAATAACTTCAACATGTTGgactgtgtgaaagagagacaatCAATCAGTAACTTCAACATGTTGgactgtgtgaaagagagacaatCAATCAGTAACTTCAACATGTTGgactgtgtgaaagagagacaatCAATCAGTAACTTCAACATGTTGgactgtgtgaaagagagacaatCAATTAGTAACTTCAACATGTTGgactgtgtgaaagagagacaatCAATCAGTAACTTCAACATGTTGgactgtgtgaaagagagacaatCAATCAGTAACTTCCACATGTTGgactgtgtgaaagagagacaatCAATCAGTAACTTCCACATGTGATACAAAAGATTCTAGGTTGTAAAGCTCCCACTTTACAATAAGCACCCCTCATACCTGTGTAATAAAATGGCAGTTACGCAGGAATGTACAGTGTCATTAAAATAATTACATAGTACTTCAAACTGGTATACCTGTTCAAATGGCTTTCatgctattgtgatgtcatttgcAAATCTTTAACATTTTGTAAATCAAAACCAGGTATTCCATGTTGTTACACTGTAGCCCTGTATGTAACTACCAGGTATTACACTGTAGCCCTGTATGTAACTACCAGGTATTACACTGTAGCCCTGTATGTAACTACCAGGTATTACATGTTGTTACACTGTAGCCCTGTATGTAACTACCAGGTATTACACTGTAGCCCTGTATGTAACTACCAGGTATTACACTGTAGCCCTGTATGTAACTACCAGGTATTACATGTTGTTACACTGCAGCCCTGTATGTAACTACCAGGTATTACAAAAGTAGACCTGCTATAATACATGTTACTGTCTACATGCGTGTAGCTTACAGGACCAGCAAGCTGTCTACAGCAGTGGCTATGATCATACAACAATGTAGTAGTTGTATGAATCTGGTTGAAGCGAGGGGGGAAAGGTTGAGCAGGCTGCAGAGCTGTGTGGTGCACAGAGCCTGCCGTGATGTCACATTTACATCTtcatcatttagcagactcttatccagagcgacttatatacattttcatacttttttcaTACTAttccccgtgggaatcgaacccacaaccctggtgttgcaagcgccatgctctaccaactgagctacatgggACTACATCACTGTTATGGATAGCATACAACACAGCAGTGTTTCTATAGAGCCGTGTGGGCACCAAGACAGCAGGCTTTAGTGTTGGGAACAGGCCTACCTGCACACTTTGGACCCTGAGCTTGTGGGCTCGCTGACGTGGATGGGACGGGGATGAGGAGAACATGGAAGTGGTGTAAATACAATGTGGTTGATGAGGGGTTGAGGTTGAGTAACGTGAGTGACGTTCAGCGGGATGCAACATTCTGTACGTCTGCTCTAAGTGACCAAAAAACGTTCTGTAATGTTGCCACCTGCTGAGCGTAACCCAGGCATGTACTTATTTTGCATTGTGACAGAATGCAAGTGCTGGTATCTCACAGAGACATTGGAACGTTTGGAACTCACCTATTCGGAGCAGCAGTCATCACCACTCTCTGAAATAAAAACAGAATCCATTGATAAATAAAGCTTCTCAATCACATACCAATAAactacacacacatgtacacacacacgcatactcaCACACATCAATATCTGTAACGTTTTACACATCAAAATGTACAAAATTCTCACTCACAGCCCTAACAAGAGAGACATGCTCCTCTGATCGGCTGAAGTTGCTGCCAATCTCCATCACGCTGACAGTTCCATCCTGACATAAATTAACCCAGGCCTGGTACTCATCTCTCTCAGGTAGACGGTCCCAGAAGATCTTGAACGCCTCCCACACCGTCTCCTGACACACTGGGcagcacacagacacaggacTGGGTCAGAGACTAGCTTTCACACCTGGAATTTTTTGTGTACTTCCTGATTGGACATAATTGAAATCGAATTGACCCCAACTCTGATTGACACAGAGACATGTGACACAGAGGTCGCACTCAATCTAGATTTAAATAACACTGTGTAGTACAAGGACATGGTAACCAAAACAAACATTGACATTTAGCTGACATTTAGCCAGCGATCCTGACAGGAGAAATCTCTCCAATGGACAGCTATGAAAAATGAAGGCAATCAGGGAAATGTGAGGTCATTTTTTGATCCATACACACATATACTCCCAGGTTCCAGACAGCATCACCATTTCACCACCCCTGCTGACATTGAAATGACTTCTCAGCTCAAGACATGTGGTTTTCACAATGTACCAGTACCTCTGCTTTGGAACAAAAAAATCTGGCAAAAAACGTTAAccccctttctttttctctcaATCTGCAGCCACATCTGTAGGCTACATTTCAGGTTTGGAGGCTGAGGACAACCAGAAAGCCCTTGGTAGAGGAGCTAGCGGGAGCAGGCCTGAGGGCTCTCATATTTTCCTGGCAGCATGGCTCATCTGATCAATGTCTAGAGGACTACTATTTCGGTAGCGAGGCAGGGTTCAGACCGAGGACTGGGGCTTTCTCTCTAAGCTTCCCCAGGTGGAGCACCACGTGTTCGGATTTAACTGACAGAAGGGCACCCTGGTGCAAGGCTGTCTGGTGCCAGGCTCTCTGCCTGGTCTCACCTGAAATCTGGCCCTTACCAGTATCAATCAGTCTGTACCAAAATGAGGTTGGACGTTTGACTTTGACCTTAAACGTGGAGCGTTTCTCAGCCTCCATGACTGACTACCATAACTATAGCCCTTGAATCATGATAGATTAGTTACTGTCGTTGGTTGACTTCTAGTCATTTCCCTTGAGTTCCAACAAGGCTCTGAACCATTGTTTCCAACAAACGACTGATAGAGAATGGTAACACCGGGCTGTATTTCAACGGCTGAAGCCATGCACGTGGATGACCATAGGGCTTTAATAAAGAGGCTGGGAAAGTACTGCTTACTGCATGGTTCATGTTGGAGGTGATTAAAGAGCACACATTTACATGACAAACATCTATTTATCTTCCCCACCTGTCCATTCCCAATTAAATATAAGATCATCACAGAAAGTTGTACTCATCATTAGCCTTCTGtcacatacactcttagaaaaaaaggcactatctagaacctaaaagggttcttcggctgtccccataggagaaccttttgaggaaccCTTCTTGGTTGCAGGTAGACCCCTTTTGTTTccgggtagaacccttttggcttccacgtaaaaccctttccacagagggttctacgtggaacccaaaagcgttttacctggaaccaaaagggttattctatggggacagccaaagaacccttttgaaaACCTTTTGCAGAAGAGTGCATGCACCACAGGAATTAAATTAATCTGGCTGAACAACAAAGATTGTAGATGAATAGACTCCAGGTCATAATGAATCCCCAGGGCCCATGAGATACAGTCGTGAAAAAGCTTACCTCGCTGGTGAAAGTACTTCAGATGGTTTTCTATTGCTTGGTCTACAGTCTCTTGAGAACAAAGCTTCACTCCACTGGGGAAAAGAATATTCCGCTTTCGTCTAGAAATAGCACCCTTTCCTTTGTATGTCTTGTGGGTCAACGCCTCCAGACCTTCATCTgactccagttgtcttgaaatccCAGAGGGGTCTTGAGATTTCAAGTGTTTCactaccaaacctctatccatAGCAACCCCATGCAAAGCATCTGTAAAAGTACATGAGACAGTTATACATGTGACCAGAAGTCAAACAGTCATCATTAAATCCTCTACTGTACCTACCCGTGTCAAAGTATCCTGTCAGAAGGATGGCAGACACAACCCAAAAAACACAGTTCCTCGTTAGCCCCGGCATTTCTCAAAGAGCCAAGATCCAAGATGCAGCCCCAGTCTAGAGTAAATCTTCTCAATCCTTCTCAGTTCATCAACAATAGGGTTTTGTTTACTGTCCATCCACTTGATAGCATTGTGTAAAAATAGGGCTATTCCTCTGGTTATTCTTCGTGGGCTAGGCTATCCTCCCAGTGTAACGGGATGTGGTCACAGTGCTGAAGACAGCTCCCCAGCCTTACTCAGGTAAGCAGATGGGACTTTGGCAAGAGATTTCTTTCTGCTTCCTAATCCTATTTGATAAGCTTTAGTGGTGCCTCTGCAAGACTTTAGTCTAACCGTGCATGGTTGTTTAACTTGTGAATAATCTGTGTCTGCCAATGTGGGGAATAGGGATAGTGatggtcattttttttttttcataattGCATATTTTCACAGCTGCAAAACATGCAAAAACAACTTATCCTACTTGGACACACTTTATATCCTATAAGTTGCTAATTTAAGTGATATGATTGGCTTGGTCTGCTTATTAAATGATTAAAACATGAATTCATTACTTACTCATTCCTTTTATATTTACAGTACTGCAGAGATTCACAATGTGAAATGTGATTCTCATGGTGACATTATCAACAGATGTGAAATGCATTCAAAATCACCACAAATTGATTGTGGCTTTCATTTAATCTAGAGAGAGTATGTGAATgtgtcctttgtctctgtctttcagGGCAATCTTGAAACCTCTCTGCCCAATGCCATTACACACAGCAGTAAGCATAGGTATCAAACCCTACAagaaatgtccattcattataatccacataattaaAATGTCCTGTTTAtccaggattattttcctgctgtagcaaactggctcaaattaagatattACAGCTGTATGTGTAGGTGAGTCAGTAGTGGTCAGTGTTTGTGGAACCTGCTGTACCACAACACAGACATGCAATCTTTCCGGGAGGCTGATTTGGTGGTGAGTAATGAACATTGCTGCCAATAAGCTCGCCTGACCTGTAGCAGGACAGTGCAGCTCAAGGGGTTAGACCCAGGTGACTAGATGCTACTTATCCTTTCTGACAGGAAAGGTGCTTATTCCCTTCAGGACAGAGGAAATCAGAACAGAATAGCAAACGGAATTGTCCGTCTGTCTATTGTATTCACAACGTCTAACATTGTTGTGGCAGACAATTGACATCTGTAAATAGGACTTCAAATAAGGGCCAGTGTTTGGTATAGAGCATTTGATTCATTCCAGtatcaatcaaatttatttataaagcacttcttacatcagctgatgtcacaaagtgctgtacagaaacccagcctaaaaccacaaacagcaagcaatgcaggtgtagaagcacagtggctaggaaaaactccctagaaaggccagaacctaggaagaaacctagagaggaaccaggctatgaggggtggctagtcctcttctggctatgctaggtggagattataacagaacatgagtTATAGATccgtcattctcattgaaagaaagtctaagaagtggtagatctgttctgtgcatgctatttctatgcttcctatTCTTAAGTTTAggttttgcatcttttactttcggttttgcacaccagcttcaaacagctgaaaatacaatatttatggaaaatatatttcaacagcggtttagatggtacaatgattttctacgctatacttgcttgttttgtcacataaactgaaattagacaAACTATTAGAactttagcaaccaggaaatggtggagcgatttctgcatagtgcaactTTAAGCTAACACTTATTTATTATAAAGAGCACTAGTCACTCCACTATGTCTTCCTGTGTTTCAAAACACAAGGAGACGAAAACAGGAAGTGATCTGGCCCATCAAAGGGTTGATTCACTTATGTATTGGCGTCGTGGCATTCACATCATTGGAGAAGTACTACATTATCAGATTTGAGCTACACCCGATGACCTTTCCATTAGTCCTGAATCCCAAGCAAATGCACAGCTGGTTGATAAATCTCCTCTTTGCATGGTAACACAACTGACGTGCATGTAGTTCAGTGACTCGACTGTGTCCCAACTGGGACCCCTTAGTAAGACTTGATAGCACTGTTTTCTATCGGTGCTATGGATACTTAGAGACTATGCATGGGGGAGAGCTGTTATTAAAGCCATTGTGGTTTTGGAAGTAGAATGGCATAGCTAGCATATCATCCAGTGGAAGTCATTTTCTTTTGGGAGTCCGTTGAATATGCCGTAATTTTCCAGTCCACGCATGGGTTCACTTGTTTGAAGGTTCCATAAATTATCTAGACAAGAAGTTGACACCCAATAGTGGATTTGTACAGAGAAGAAGAATAAATCAGAGGGTTATCCTTGTTTCCAGGGGGGTGGAGTAAAACCACTGAAACATC
Above is a genomic segment from Oncorhynchus gorbuscha isolate QuinsamMale2020 ecotype Even-year linkage group LG23, OgorEven_v1.0, whole genome shotgun sequence containing:
- the LOC124010382 gene encoding interphotoreceptor matrix proteoglycan 2-like isoform X2 → MPGLTRNCVFWVVSAILLTGYFDTDALHGVAMDRGLVVKHLKSQDPSGISRQLESDEGLEALTHKTYKGKGAISRRKRNILFPSGVKLCSQETVDQAIENHLKYFHQRVCQETVWEAFKIFWDRLPERDEYQAWVNLCQDGTVSVMEIGSNFSRSEEHVSLVRARVVMTAAPNSPTAATPPELATTQKDNEVIVVQTDTFPTLRGDVDVIPVITAEPVEEVTEMVPPESTDSVTEDADIDVTSETDETIQEIGEDATTEAAFDVNSETAVEVIAETSDEAVQEVNMAAVEETSDATSDDTVEITPEPIVTVIHEPINEVIGKMYEEVISNTTHNTVEEAEEAAAEVPPEAAIVIPIEVPSEAAVEIPAEVPSEAAVEIPAEVPSEAAIVIPIEVPSEAAVEITAEVPSEAAIDMSVGSTDKDIPEPEITFIPETSLEDISETTSEAPSEAATEITSDTIDKEITEGATKITSDTIDKEITEGTTEITSDTIDKEITEGTTEITSDTIHKEIIEGTTEITSDTIDKEITEGTTEITSDTIDKEITEGTTEITSDTIDKEITEGTTEIISDTIDKEITEGTTEITSDTIDKEITEGTTEITSDTIDKEITEGTTEITSDFINKEITEGTTEITSDTIYKEITEGGTEITSDTIDEEIKEAAIEVTSNTTDEEITEAAVEENISLETISDIATKATSDDTTDEDIPEDAAELTPDISPEDTSETTDEEAAAELIPKDSPEDTSEPEAAMEIPSEGSDGDVHEPPVEVTSEDSDGDVQELPVEVTSEATVNVAPEDTEEETPEILEEVISDATMHLILEATEEVTPEAVLEDTLATTTNEVVIEIGPEEEVTPETSVNAVPEDVTGITEEATIKAEVTPEAEVEMKEVTVEVTSEATLEVTPEVEVEVTPEYVVEEPPEAEEITEETAVEDNPEVEIEVTPESTEEVPEEAEEVPLETAMEETPEAVEEIPPETVEITLEAAEEDSTETVEEIVSVTPEEITPEPSDEEIPETSKEEIPEPSEEETPEASEGVPSEAVDEIIPEATEEASEEIILEPSEAAAEITTEAAGESTPEAPQEAAVEITHEVTTETGILTDTEENNNGDRYRDAEENNNGGRYRVTEEPEETNDDFLGIQDIITEVENTLGNEVEDIMTRLSTPMKEQVVELSIQLKGENYNDALRDPSSFYYQRVAKHFTHKIEDAFERLPGFKKVFVVEFRPQKDLQRGILSVVVHYAVTLEVDGAGISNETMDYINLQSNVVEKSYRDAVERPTVVYTITDFRNYITEALHKENFMSNTTLDVDPDSLQQEQVDNLFLGGRPTTKPEESNDMMDNVLAAEKPPDAPGQDLDVSDIFLKKDDFLFPVDPLKGSGSVVASENDVFVLDETTLPPSTTAVPAENNGNIEEEGFLLSNTQQDSDTPNGDGVVGAGGSSTSSPSQPQTTEAPVPAPPRVNPDLDVGSGSGFSGDDQGADVVPWFPVTTEETDYIEEEEDSVVWEVHLPDPEVEPKEEEKKEEEKGEEITESVLTESPEDMGPFESHPESAPVEEEPQWLFLDRLPVTQDISTRPDYTTTAEAPVFWTAETLTVELSMQTLEASGIYDNYYPSEPFTIIAPVTDYPYSQFYTTEALVLEGPAAETHGPVEELSEPTSPIEVELPTITESPTFIDMELFTVKESIFDMITSEPPEIEAFTNRPLLLVPDPEGEDGEVEILEEQGAEVTGPLATVLPALDISEEDLAEDQIFVVAAGTAAPEVIESHSILSPEKESPFSRISDSVPEEEEATHHLATTEIAPHGDIEISETPEIAPTILPPFFQPTFRPTENLLGAAEESDVSIEEGDVSMSLAPPSPAHDKYELEVGTSIQAVGDPAPDSPMSEIDLTFNVYDGTSHMDGDSSGYSSIAHGSDVGSIAMAKSPGKDLMVFFSLRVTNMMFSEDLFNKSSTEYKALEQRFLELLVPYLQSNLSNFQNLEILNFRNGSIVVNSRMKFGKPVSRGVTNTVYLILEDFANSAFQTMNLSIDKYSLDVESGNQANPCKFQACNEYSMCTVNRWSGEAECVCDAGYFSVDGLPCQSICDLQEDFCLNDGKCDVIPGKGAICRCRVGESWWYRGEHCEEYVSEPLVVGIAIASVAGFLLVASGAIFFLARTLRDGYDKEDSEDPLRDRDSVPSLERATKFNPMYESDVATAEYYRRYEDDVPHHSTGSADPSVDFCSDEILQIYDNSELTREQIQDRLRIIELCAKDRQFADFVRQHQVALDRRASSET